The following proteins are encoded in a genomic region of Microbacterium sp. NC79:
- a CDS encoding PTS mannitol transporter subunit IICB, translating to MTTTSSSIPTQGGARVGVQKFGTFLSGMVMPNIAAFIAWGFITALFIPDGWLGSNSPVAAWRWEDSAILGGGTVDGVDFPGLVGPTITYLLPLLIAFTGGRIVNGHRGGVVGAVAAMGVIVGASGTVMFLGAMIVGPLAALVLRWVEKPWQGKIKPGFEMLVDNFSAGFVAFFMALASFFWLAPVVKWVTDVLGDAVGWLVETGFLPLASLVVEPAKVLFLNNAINHGVFTPLGTEQVQETGKSLLFLIEANPGPGAGMLIALMVFGVGAARATAPGAFIIQFFGGIHEVYFPYVLAKPLLIVGLIAGGATGVLTNMIFQSGLVAPAAPGSIFAVLIQTAPGSHIGVICSVIFSAAVTFAVCAAVLLASRKRDAANDADGDALAAAIAQTEANKGKSSSTLSNLAASATAKTATAAAVATAPIRHIVFACDAGMGSSAMGASVLRNKLKKAGVEGVTVVNQAIANLDSTADLVITQQQLTSRAQQKSPNSIHVSVDNFMNSQKYEEIIDMVRDQEPPAE from the coding sequence CTTTATCGCCTGGGGCTTCATCACGGCCCTGTTCATTCCGGACGGCTGGCTGGGAAGCAACAGCCCGGTGGCGGCCTGGCGCTGGGAGGACTCGGCGATCCTCGGCGGTGGCACCGTTGACGGTGTCGACTTCCCCGGACTCGTCGGCCCGACCATCACCTACCTGTTGCCGCTCCTGATCGCCTTTACCGGTGGCCGGATCGTCAACGGGCACCGTGGCGGCGTGGTTGGCGCTGTGGCTGCCATGGGTGTCATTGTGGGCGCTTCCGGCACCGTCATGTTCCTGGGAGCCATGATTGTCGGTCCGCTCGCCGCCCTTGTGTTGCGGTGGGTGGAGAAGCCGTGGCAGGGCAAGATTAAGCCCGGCTTTGAAATGCTGGTTGACAACTTCTCCGCCGGATTTGTCGCTTTCTTCATGGCATTGGCATCGTTCTTCTGGCTTGCCCCCGTCGTCAAATGGGTGACCGATGTGCTCGGCGACGCGGTCGGCTGGCTCGTCGAGACGGGCTTCCTGCCGCTGGCAAGTCTCGTGGTGGAACCCGCGAAGGTGCTGTTCTTGAACAACGCCATCAACCACGGTGTCTTCACACCGTTGGGTACCGAGCAAGTGCAGGAAACCGGGAAGAGCCTGCTGTTCCTGATCGAAGCTAACCCCGGCCCGGGTGCTGGCATGCTGATCGCGCTGATGGTCTTCGGTGTGGGCGCTGCGCGCGCTACCGCCCCCGGTGCGTTCATCATTCAGTTCTTCGGTGGCATCCACGAGGTGTACTTCCCGTACGTGCTGGCAAAGCCGCTGCTGATCGTGGGTTTGATCGCGGGTGGCGCGACCGGTGTGCTCACGAACATGATTTTCCAGTCGGGTCTCGTGGCACCTGCGGCTCCCGGGTCGATCTTCGCGGTCCTGATCCAAACGGCACCTGGCAGCCACATCGGCGTCATTTGCTCGGTGATCTTCTCCGCAGCCGTCACCTTCGCGGTGTGTGCCGCTGTCTTGCTCGCATCGCGCAAGCGCGACGCCGCGAACGATGCTGATGGCGACGCGCTCGCAGCAGCCATCGCGCAGACCGAGGCAAACAAGGGCAAGTCCTCGAGCACGCTGTCGAACCTGGCAGCGTCTGCCACCGCCAAGACGGCGACAGCGGCTGCCGTGGCAACCGCCCCGATCCGCCACATCGTGTTTGCGTGTGACGCCGGCATGGGCTCGTCTGCGATGGGTGCGAGCGTGCTGCGCAACAAGCTCAAGAAGGCTGGTGTTGAGGGCGTCACCGTCGTGAACCAGGCCATCGCGAACCTGGACAGCACCGCCGACCTCGTCATCACGCAGCAGCAGCTCACAAGCCGTGCGCAGCAGAAGTCGCCGAACTCGATCCACGTCTCCGTCGACAACTTCATGAACTCGCAGAAGTACGAGGAGATCATCGACATGGTGCGGGATCAGGAACCACCGGCCGAGTAA
- a CDS encoding PTS sugar transporter subunit IIA yields MSVLTIGQIRIHAGSASQAEAMQEAADILVAAGAVTTAYIDAMHQREASVSTYMGNGLAIPHGTNEAKDTILDSGLSVVRYDGGVDWAGEPVTFVIGIAGKGDAHLEILSQIALLFSDDDDVARLTAADSPEALFALLSAVNEQ; encoded by the coding sequence ATGAGCGTTTTGACCATCGGGCAGATTCGTATCCATGCCGGGTCTGCGTCGCAGGCCGAAGCCATGCAGGAGGCCGCTGACATCCTCGTCGCGGCAGGAGCCGTCACCACCGCGTATATCGACGCTATGCATCAGCGCGAAGCAAGCGTGTCAACCTACATGGGCAACGGTCTGGCGATTCCACACGGCACCAATGAAGCAAAAGACACCATTCTGGATTCCGGTTTGTCTGTTGTTCGATATGACGGTGGAGTTGACTGGGCAGGCGAGCCCGTCACGTTCGTGATCGGTATCGCGGGCAAGGGAGACGCTCACCTGGAGATCCTGTCGCAAATCGCGCTGCTGTTCTCCGATGATGATGACGTCGCACGTCTCACCGCCGCAGATTCCCCCGAGGCGCTCTTCGCGCTGCTGTCTGCGGTGAATGAGCAATGA